One segment of Radiobacillus kanasensis DNA contains the following:
- a CDS encoding family 43 glycosylhydrolase, giving the protein MTDNQIKKLDVVTSIGTKPELPKDIAYSFPDGVEVDFEIEWEPVHAESYGEQGTFEVNGFLKVLEYPNPIVEQRADPYVYKHTDGYYYFTGSYPEYDRIVLRRSKTITGLKEAKEKTVWMKHNEGIMSEHIWAPELHFIDGKWYIHYAAGDKDDVWAIRPYVLENESDNPLEGDWVEKGAINTDFQSFSLDATTFENNGKRYLVWAQKVDNDTISNLYIAEMENPWTIKPRQIELSTPDLEWEQHGFYVNEGPAAIKRNGKIYLAYSASATDHRYSMGLLTADQNSNLLDPSSWTKSKDPVFVTNEETSEYGPGHNSFTVAEDGQTDLLVYHARPYKEIVGNSLYDHNRHARVQQLLWDKNGVPYFGYPGMTKDLKQINIVAKVTVK; this is encoded by the coding sequence ATGACAGATAATCAAATAAAAAAACTAGATGTTGTTACAAGTATCGGGACGAAACCGGAGTTACCAAAGGATATAGCGTATAGCTTTCCAGATGGTGTTGAGGTAGATTTTGAAATAGAGTGGGAGCCCGTTCACGCAGAATCATACGGTGAACAAGGGACATTTGAGGTTAATGGGTTTTTAAAAGTATTAGAGTACCCAAACCCTATAGTTGAACAAAGAGCAGATCCGTATGTTTATAAACATACAGATGGTTACTATTACTTTACCGGTTCCTATCCAGAGTATGATCGAATTGTATTGAGGAGATCAAAAACCATAACTGGATTAAAAGAGGCGAAGGAAAAGACGGTTTGGATGAAACATAACGAGGGAATCATGTCTGAGCATATTTGGGCTCCTGAACTTCATTTCATTGATGGGAAATGGTATATCCATTATGCAGCGGGAGATAAAGACGATGTATGGGCAATACGGCCTTATGTACTAGAAAATGAATCGGATAATCCGCTTGAAGGTGATTGGGTAGAAAAAGGCGCAATTAATACGGATTTTCAAAGCTTTTCTTTAGATGCTACTACATTTGAAAATAACGGTAAAAGATATCTCGTTTGGGCCCAAAAAGTGGATAATGACACGATTTCTAACCTGTACATAGCGGAAATGGAAAATCCGTGGACGATTAAACCTAGACAAATAGAGCTTTCAACACCTGACTTAGAGTGGGAACAACACGGTTTCTATGTAAATGAAGGTCCAGCAGCCATTAAAAGGAATGGGAAAATCTATCTTGCATACTCAGCCAGTGCTACGGATCACCGATATTCTATGGGCTTATTAACAGCAGACCAAAATAGTAATCTATTAGATCCGTCCTCATGGACAAAATCGAAAGATCCAGTTTTCGTCACGAATGAAGAAACGAGTGAATATGGACCTGGTCACAATAGCTTTACTGTTGCAGAGGATGGTCAAACAGATCTGCTCGTTTATCATGCCCGTCCTTACAAGGAAATTGTAGGAAATTCATTGTATGACCATAACCGTCATGCACGAGTTCAACAACTATTGTGGGATAAAAATGGGGTGCCTTATTTTGGGTATCCAGGCATGACAAAGGATCTAAAACAAATAAACATTGTCGCGAAGGTGACGGTTAAATAG
- a CDS encoding DUF6171 family protein has translation MSCKGCTPSLSNFEVKRLVKEQLEMERDLVDDKTYDDRIRECNNCPSLLSDTTCAHCGCYVEFRARLSYKACPYPEGARW, from the coding sequence ATGAGTTGTAAAGGTTGTACCCCATCACTATCCAATTTTGAAGTGAAACGATTAGTGAAGGAACAGCTTGAAATGGAGCGGGATCTAGTGGATGACAAAACGTATGACGATAGAATTCGAGAATGCAACAATTGTCCATCTTTGCTTTCAGATACTACCTGTGCCCACTGTGGCTGTTATGTTGAGTTCAGAGCTAGGCTTTCCTATAAAGCTTGTCCATACCCGGAAGGTGCAAGGTGGTAG